A DNA window from Streptomyces sp. 71268 contains the following coding sequences:
- a CDS encoding tetratricopeptide repeat protein: protein MPVPPWNTQEAIDYLRTNIDSLGAEDAAQIAAALGNLPLALAYAEAWLKRGYTADGFLNALRANPRAVLGAGGPDRYPGSLIDRIDEARETLAATDRWIAHLLNGAALLGPTPLPARSIRPRPLYRPVDDTLSTEIVLGPGELSKAFPVLGKSGLSSFCDARLRVSPVYCATVRGLLSQEEMRQAARSADVLLMALDPRGTRLDRRVMVERWKPVLSSFLARDPHEATTGEVLGALAAAYDHMTDLGRWREVLARMETLYRRGLELFTQDNAAVLGVGDVLQRAYTSARRYADAVQLGTALRECRLSLHGAVGIDTLRCSSALIIPLGSGGHIADAVELAQETLLAQTTRLGADNPDTLLTQSRRAVAERMAGRWRDAVAIGEAVRMAQQRVLGREHPDVLSTGYELACAYRNSVVHTEDALHLFTETLHSQGQVLGDDHPATARTAVSLELMHVDVYGTLRDAERCGAALERLRREFGAEDRDVDRLEQIRQAWRLS from the coding sequence GTGCCCGTTCCTCCTTGGAACACACAGGAGGCAATCGACTACCTCCGTACGAACATCGACTCGCTCGGCGCTGAGGACGCCGCGCAGATCGCGGCTGCCTTGGGTAATCTCCCCCTGGCACTCGCCTATGCGGAAGCTTGGCTAAAGCGGGGTTACACGGCCGACGGATTTCTGAATGCGCTGCGCGCCAACCCCCGCGCGGTCCTCGGTGCGGGCGGCCCAGATCGCTACCCCGGGTCCCTTATCGACCGAATCGACGAGGCGCGCGAAACCCTTGCCGCCACGGACCGATGGATAGCCCACCTGCTGAACGGGGCAGCCTTACTCGGCCCCACCCCCCTGCCTGCCCGCTCTATCAGGCCGCGCCCCCTATATCGGCCCGTCGATGACACGTTGAGCACGGAGATCGTCCTCGGCCCTGGCGAGTTGAGCAAGGCGTTTCCCGTCTTGGGCAAGAGTGGTTTGAGTTCCTTCTGTGACGCTCGCCTGCGTGTGAGTCCGGTGTACTGCGCGACCGTACGTGGCCTGCTTTCCCAGGAGGAGATGCGCCAGGCCGCCCGCTCGGCCGATGTCTTGCTGATGGCGTTGGACCCCCGCGGCACTCGGCTGGACCGACGCGTGATGGTGGAGCGATGGAAGCCCGTACTGTCGTCCTTCCTCGCCCGTGACCCGCATGAGGCCACCACCGGCGAGGTTCTGGGCGCGCTGGCTGCGGCTTACGACCATATGACCGACCTCGGGCGCTGGCGAGAGGTTCTGGCGAGGATGGAGACGCTGTACCGGCGCGGGCTGGAACTGTTCACGCAGGACAATGCGGCCGTCCTGGGCGTTGGTGACGTCCTCCAGCGCGCATACACGTCCGCACGCCGCTATGCCGATGCGGTGCAATTGGGGACGGCGCTGCGAGAGTGTCGCCTGTCACTGCATGGGGCCGTGGGGATCGACACGCTGAGGTGCTCCTCCGCCCTGATCATCCCGCTGGGGAGTGGTGGACACATCGCGGACGCGGTGGAACTCGCCCAGGAAACCCTCCTGGCGCAGACCACTCGGCTGGGCGCCGACAATCCAGACACCTTGCTCACCCAGAGTCGTCGTGCTGTTGCCGAGCGCATGGCCGGGCGTTGGCGGGATGCCGTGGCGATTGGCGAAGCTGTCCGCATGGCTCAGCAGCGCGTCTTGGGGCGAGAGCACCCGGACGTTCTCTCCACCGGCTACGAGCTGGCGTGCGCTTATCGGAACTCGGTGGTGCATACCGAGGACGCCCTTCATTTGTTCACCGAGACACTCCATTCGCAAGGCCAGGTGCTCGGTGATGACCACCCTGCTACGGCACGTACGGCCGTGAGCTTGGAACTCATGCATGTCGATGTATACGGGACATTGCGGGACGCCGAGCGTTGCGGGGCCGCGTTGGAGCGGCTTCGGCGTGAGTTCGGGGCGGAGGACAGGGACGTGGACCGGCTTGAGCAGATACGCCAGGCCTGGCGGCTGAGCTGA
- a CDS encoding class I SAM-dependent methyltransferase translates to MTHTGGFQDDDFWTEFYDFLFSDQRFTQAEDLLDTSPLLNLPAGARVLDLCCGPGVFTVPLARRGYAVTGVDRSPAMLERARALSAERSAPATYVEADVRAYAQPGAFDVVLNMFTSFGYFEDPADNARALRTMHDSLVPGGTLLLDLAGKELLAGRVTPPKVVRRGDDLLVQTDTVLDDWARLRSDWVLVRGDRVTRASLVWFVYSAVELRRMAREAGFGRVEVFGDFDGRPYDQDAQRLILRATREE, encoded by the coding sequence ATGACACACACGGGCGGGTTCCAGGACGATGACTTCTGGACCGAGTTCTACGACTTCCTCTTCTCCGACCAGCGGTTCACCCAGGCCGAGGACCTCCTGGACACCTCACCGCTGCTGAACCTGCCCGCCGGGGCACGCGTGCTCGACCTGTGCTGCGGGCCGGGCGTGTTCACCGTGCCGCTGGCCCGCCGCGGCTACGCCGTGACCGGCGTGGACCGCAGCCCGGCCATGCTGGAACGGGCCCGCGCGCTGTCGGCCGAGCGCTCGGCGCCGGCCACGTACGTGGAGGCCGACGTACGCGCGTACGCCCAACCCGGCGCATTCGACGTGGTGCTGAACATGTTCACCTCGTTCGGCTACTTCGAGGACCCCGCCGACAACGCGCGGGCCCTGCGCACCATGCACGACAGCCTGGTCCCCGGCGGCACCCTGCTCCTGGACCTGGCGGGCAAGGAGTTGCTGGCCGGCCGGGTCACGCCACCGAAGGTGGTGCGGCGCGGCGACGACCTGCTCGTCCAGACCGACACGGTCCTCGACGACTGGGCCAGGCTGCGCAGCGACTGGGTACTGGTCCGCGGCGACCGGGTCACCCGGGCCTCGCTGGTGTGGTTCGTCTACAGCGCGGTGGAGCTGCGGCGGATGGCACGGGAGGCGGGCTTCGGCCGCGTCGAGGTCTTCGGCGACTTCGACGGCCGCCCCTACGACCAGGACGCCCAACGGCTCATCCTGCGGGCGACCCGGGAGGAGTAG
- a CDS encoding carotenoid oxygenase family protein, with protein MFTPATPTPPRPYVSGHYTPLVDEVTAHGLTVHGTLPPELNGRYFRNGHNPKPGHTPTHWFRGSGMLHGLRLRDGRAEWYRNRWVRTPALEGAPEKGPDGVPDPRVSSAATHVVEHAGRILALQEANLPYEVTPQLDTVGAFDFGGALTTAMTAHPKTDPATGELHFFGYGPVPPYLVYHVADAQGRIVRSEVVPGAGPTLMHDFGLTARHVVWLDLPVVFDPAEPSGIPYRWSDDHPPRIGVMPRSGPAVVRWYEVAPGALLHVANAYEDERGRVVLTGPRYDRAGWEQSWKWWTGAPGHAPDPVVGATAHRWVLDPATGRATEQPLDGLVSEFPTINEEFAGSANRFTYGVAFPGPELTGYAVVKYDHAAGARELARLGPGQMPGEAVFVPADGSTGEDDGYLLTLVSDLADDTSRLLVLDAADLGARPLATVELPHRVPGGIHGSWIDDSDLPGQGAA; from the coding sequence ATGTTCACCCCAGCCACCCCCACACCACCCAGGCCGTACGTCAGCGGGCACTACACGCCGTTGGTCGACGAGGTCACCGCGCACGGCCTCACCGTGCACGGCACCCTGCCGCCCGAGCTGAACGGCCGGTACTTCCGCAACGGTCACAACCCCAAGCCCGGCCACACGCCCACACACTGGTTCCGGGGCAGTGGCATGCTCCACGGGCTGCGGCTGCGCGACGGGCGCGCGGAGTGGTACCGCAACCGCTGGGTGCGCACCCCCGCCCTCGAAGGCGCCCCCGAGAAGGGCCCGGACGGCGTCCCCGACCCCCGGGTCAGCAGCGCCGCCACGCACGTGGTCGAGCACGCCGGCCGCATCCTCGCCCTCCAGGAGGCGAACCTCCCTTACGAGGTCACGCCCCAGCTCGACACGGTCGGGGCCTTCGACTTCGGTGGCGCGCTGACCACGGCCATGACCGCGCACCCCAAGACCGACCCGGCCACCGGCGAACTGCACTTCTTCGGCTACGGCCCGGTGCCGCCGTACCTCGTCTACCACGTCGCCGACGCGCAGGGGCGGATCGTGCGCAGCGAGGTCGTCCCCGGCGCCGGTCCGACCCTGATGCACGACTTCGGGCTCACCGCGCGACACGTCGTCTGGCTCGACCTCCCCGTGGTCTTCGACCCCGCCGAGCCGTCGGGCATCCCGTACCGCTGGAGCGACGACCACCCGCCGCGCATCGGCGTGATGCCCCGCTCAGGACCGGCGGTGGTGCGGTGGTACGAGGTGGCGCCCGGGGCGTTGCTGCACGTGGCCAACGCGTACGAGGACGAGCGGGGGCGCGTCGTCCTGACGGGGCCGCGCTACGACCGCGCCGGGTGGGAGCAGTCCTGGAAGTGGTGGACCGGGGCGCCCGGCCACGCGCCCGATCCGGTCGTCGGCGCCACCGCCCACCGCTGGGTCCTCGATCCGGCCACCGGGCGCGCCACGGAACAGCCGCTGGACGGGTTGGTCAGCGAGTTCCCGACGATCAACGAGGAGTTCGCCGGGAGCGCGAACCGGTTCACGTACGGGGTCGCGTTCCCCGGGCCGGAGCTGACCGGGTACGCCGTCGTCAAGTACGACCACGCCGCTGGCGCCCGGGAGTTGGCGCGCCTGGGGCCGGGGCAGATGCCGGGCGAGGCGGTGTTCGTACCGGCCGACGGGAGCACCGGTGAGGACGACGGCTATCTGCTGACCCTCGTCAGCGACCTCGCCGACGACACCTCGCGCCTCCTGGTCCTCGACGCCGCCGACCTGGGGGCGCGCCCGCTGGCGACCGTCGAGCTCCCGCACCGCGTTCCGGGCGGCATCCACGGCTCGTGGATCGACGACAGCGACCTGCCCGGCCAGGGTGCGGCCTGA
- a CDS encoding MFS transporter has product MAEPPREGPRAALAALNGPLRFLLLSSFLIPLGSFMVLPFMSVFLHERLGMGLGAVGLVLAVASLVQFSGGIVGGALAERIGLRRTMLCALVVRTAGFVGLLLALRWPPLAVAALILTCCGAALYLPANKAYLVHGVAEERRPAYLSAGNAALNAGMAVGPLIAGPFVLSSPGWLFLAVTALFVAVTAGHARLPAPDGERRPATEATPRGLLSGLPVLPFAACALSFYLYFHFQHYLAVYAVERASSEFYSLVLLLCFALVIVVQPLASGLIRRMPYALALAVGFAGLAVGLAVLAVGTRPALLAGGALITLGDIVLFLKNDLEALRRGDRSDAVVFGQQRLAAGLGACASGVLGGQLYGLGERAGDTGWFWLLASAQCLLLPPLLLALRGRTATSPDQPGDTEGAPKPHDTHGRVPGR; this is encoded by the coding sequence ATGGCTGAGCCCCCGCGCGAGGGCCCGCGCGCCGCGCTGGCCGCGCTCAACGGCCCGCTGCGCTTCCTGCTGCTCAGCTCCTTCCTGATCCCCCTCGGCAGCTTCATGGTGCTGCCGTTCATGTCGGTGTTCCTGCACGAACGGCTGGGCATGGGCCTTGGCGCCGTCGGCCTTGTGCTGGCCGTGGCGTCCCTCGTGCAGTTCTCCGGCGGGATCGTGGGCGGGGCGCTCGCGGAGCGCATCGGGCTGCGGCGCACCATGCTGTGCGCGCTGGTAGTGCGCACAGCCGGGTTCGTGGGCCTGCTGCTCGCGCTGCGGTGGCCGCCGCTGGCCGTCGCGGCGCTCATCCTCACCTGCTGCGGCGCGGCGCTCTACCTGCCGGCGAACAAGGCGTACCTGGTGCACGGCGTGGCCGAGGAGCGGCGCCCGGCGTACCTGTCGGCGGGCAACGCGGCGCTGAACGCGGGCATGGCCGTGGGCCCACTGATCGCCGGGCCGTTCGTGCTCTCCTCGCCCGGGTGGCTCTTCCTGGCCGTCACGGCGCTGTTCGTCGCGGTCACGGCGGGCCACGCCCGGCTGCCCGCCCCCGACGGCGAGCGGCGACCGGCCACCGAGGCCACCCCGCGTGGCCTGCTGTCCGGCCTGCCCGTCCTGCCGTTCGCCGCGTGCGCCCTCTCCTTCTACCTCTACTTCCACTTCCAGCACTATCTGGCCGTCTACGCGGTCGAACGGGCTTCGAGCGAGTTCTACAGCCTGGTGCTGCTGCTCTGTTTCGCGCTGGTCATCGTCGTCCAGCCGCTCGCCTCCGGGCTCATCCGGCGCATGCCGTACGCCCTGGCGCTCGCCGTCGGCTTCGCCGGCCTGGCCGTGGGCCTGGCCGTGCTGGCCGTTGGCACCCGGCCGGCGCTGCTGGCCGGCGGGGCGCTGATCACCCTCGGCGACATCGTGCTCTTCCTCAAGAACGACCTGGAGGCCCTGCGCCGCGGCGACCGCTCCGACGCGGTCGTCTTCGGCCAGCAACGGCTCGCCGCGGGCCTGGGCGCCTGCGCGAGCGGCGTCCTGGGCGGCCAGTTGTACGGCCTCGGCGAACGCGCCGGCGACACCGGCTGGTTCTGGCTCCTGGCCTCGGCCCAGTGCCTGCTGCTCCCCCCGCTGCTGCTCGCGCTGCGCGGCCGTACGGCGACGTCCCCCGACCAACCCGGCGACACCGAAGGAGCACCGAAGCCCCATGACACACACGGGCGGGTTCCAGGACGATGA
- a CDS encoding NUDIX domain-containing protein, translating to METSTRTRVSAYAIATTADQLLLTRLSDVSPVFAPGLWHLPGGGIDPGEQPQQALAREVYEETGLELLDAHLVGARSYAADRLGVRWHLVGLFYVVTLAPGPLRVTERDGATGAVRWLPRSGLAPATLSPAARDGLALLATPDGPGGPTGPADPTPDGHPAPRDASAPRP from the coding sequence ATGGAAACGTCCACCCGCACGCGCGTGTCGGCCTACGCCATCGCCACCACGGCCGACCAACTGCTGTTGACGCGCCTCTCCGACGTCTCGCCCGTCTTCGCCCCCGGGCTGTGGCACCTGCCGGGCGGCGGCATCGACCCGGGCGAGCAGCCACAGCAGGCACTGGCGCGGGAGGTGTACGAGGAGACCGGCCTGGAACTGCTGGACGCACACCTGGTGGGCGCCCGGAGCTACGCGGCCGACCGACTCGGCGTGCGCTGGCACCTGGTGGGCCTCTTCTACGTCGTCACCCTGGCACCGGGCCCGTTGCGCGTCACGGAGCGGGACGGGGCGACCGGCGCGGTGCGCTGGCTGCCACGTTCCGGCCTCGCCCCCGCGACCCTGTCCCCGGCCGCGCGCGACGGCCTGGCCCTGCTCGCGACACCGGACGGGCCCGGTGGCCCGACCGGCCCGGCCGACCCGACGCCGGACGGGCACCCCGCGCCTCGGGACGCCTCAGCGCCGCGTCCCTGA
- a CDS encoding TRAM domain-containing protein, producing MVGERYEVEIGPVAHGGHCVARTTLAGEERPRVLFVRHTLPGERVVAQVTEGDAASRFLRADAVEVLEPSPDRVPAPCPFSGPGACGGCDWQHVAPGAQRRLKVEVITEQLARLAGLTPQEAGWNGTVEPAPGDKLPKGEVPAWRTRVQYAVDQDGYAGLRRHRSHEVQRIDRCLIAAPGVSELGIESREWPGVAGVQAIAATGSSDRQVLVEPEPGERLPIVELDKPVSVLRIDEHDGGVHRVHGRGFVRERADGRTYRVGSGGFWQIHPKAPDVLVEAVMQGLTPRKGEMALDLYCGVGLFAGAIAERVGERGAVLGIESGKRAVEDARHNLRDLERVRVEHGKVETVLPRTGITEVDIVVLDPPRAGAGQQTVTHLASLSPRRIAYVACDPAALARDLAYFREAGYRPRFLRAFDLFPMTQHVECVAILEPVKQGA from the coding sequence CTGGTCGGCGAGCGCTACGAGGTGGAGATCGGCCCCGTCGCGCACGGCGGGCACTGCGTCGCCCGGACCACCCTGGCCGGCGAGGAGCGCCCCCGGGTGCTGTTCGTCCGCCACACCCTGCCGGGGGAGCGGGTCGTGGCACAGGTCACCGAGGGCGACGCGGCCTCCCGCTTCCTGCGGGCCGACGCCGTCGAGGTGCTGGAGCCCTCACCGGACCGGGTGCCGGCGCCCTGTCCGTTCTCCGGCCCCGGCGCCTGCGGCGGCTGCGACTGGCAACACGTGGCGCCCGGCGCACAGCGCCGCCTGAAGGTCGAGGTGATCACCGAACAGCTCGCCAGGCTGGCCGGCCTCACCCCGCAGGAGGCGGGCTGGAACGGCACGGTCGAGCCGGCCCCCGGCGACAAACTGCCCAAGGGCGAGGTGCCCGCGTGGCGCACCCGGGTGCAGTACGCGGTGGACCAGGACGGCTACGCCGGCCTGCGCCGCCACCGCTCGCACGAGGTCCAGCGCATCGACCGCTGCCTGATCGCGGCGCCCGGCGTCAGCGAACTGGGCATCGAGTCCCGCGAGTGGCCCGGCGTGGCCGGCGTGCAGGCCATCGCCGCCACCGGCTCGTCGGACCGACAGGTCCTGGTGGAGCCGGAGCCGGGCGAGCGGCTGCCGATCGTGGAGCTGGACAAGCCGGTGTCGGTGCTGCGGATCGACGAGCACGACGGCGGGGTCCACCGCGTCCACGGCCGCGGCTTCGTCCGCGAACGCGCCGACGGCCGCACCTACCGCGTCGGCTCCGGCGGCTTCTGGCAGATCCACCCGAAGGCCCCCGACGTGCTGGTCGAGGCCGTGATGCAGGGCCTGACCCCGCGCAAGGGCGAGATGGCGCTCGACCTGTACTGCGGGGTCGGCCTCTTCGCCGGCGCGATCGCCGAACGGGTCGGGGAACGCGGCGCCGTGCTCGGCATCGAGTCGGGCAAGCGCGCGGTCGAGGACGCCCGCCACAACCTGCGCGACCTGGAGCGGGTCCGCGTCGAACACGGCAAGGTCGAGACCGTGCTGCCGCGCACCGGCATCACGGAGGTCGACATCGTCGTCCTCGACCCACCCCGCGCCGGCGCCGGCCAACAGACGGTGACCCACCTCGCCTCCCTGTCCCCCCGCCGCATCGCCTACGTCGCCTGCGACCCAGCCGCCCTGGCCCGCGACCTCGCCTACTTCAGGGAAGCGGGCTACCGCCCGCGGTTCCTGCGGGCGTTCGACCTGTTCCCGATGACGCAGCATGTGGAGTGCGTGGCGATTTTGGAGCCGGTGAAGCAGGGCGCCTGA
- a CDS encoding cysteine synthase family protein: MIHPHIADALKVPDLVRLTDDTVLIRFESMKIYSALAAVRHLLDQGTVRPGQTLIDSSSGIYAYALALACHRYHLRCHIVASTTVDATTRAQLEILGATVEQVRPSADLKLDQELRVRRVREIIAERPDVHWMRQYHDAIHYLGYREVADTLAAAFPDQPLTVVGGVGSGASTGGLVAHLRRTDPSVRLVGVQPFGSVTFGSQDHHDPEAIIAGIGSSIVFDNVRHDLYDAIHWMDFRHALSGAVALLREHAVFAGLSTGAAYLAATDDARRHPDRLHLIIAADTGHRYVERVFARHAEALDVASLGPVEIADPAQMSMPWSAMAWNRGACPAHWKERAA; encoded by the coding sequence GTGATCCACCCCCACATCGCCGACGCCCTGAAGGTCCCCGACCTCGTCCGACTCACCGATGACACGGTCCTCATCCGCTTCGAGTCGATGAAGATCTACTCGGCCCTCGCGGCCGTCCGCCACCTCCTGGACCAGGGCACGGTGCGCCCGGGACAGACGCTCATCGACAGCTCAAGCGGCATCTACGCGTACGCCCTCGCGCTGGCCTGCCACCGCTACCACCTGCGCTGCCACATCGTGGCCTCCACCACCGTGGACGCCACCACCCGCGCCCAACTGGAAATACTGGGCGCCACCGTGGAACAGGTGCGGCCCTCGGCCGACCTCAAGCTCGACCAGGAACTGCGGGTGCGGCGGGTGCGCGAGATCATCGCCGAGCGCCCCGACGTGCACTGGATGCGCCAGTACCACGACGCCATCCACTACCTCGGCTACCGCGAGGTCGCCGACACCCTCGCGGCGGCCTTCCCCGACCAGCCGCTGACCGTGGTCGGCGGCGTCGGCTCGGGTGCCTCGACCGGCGGCCTCGTGGCGCACCTGCGGCGCACGGACCCGTCGGTGCGCCTGGTGGGGGTGCAGCCGTTCGGCAGCGTCACCTTCGGCAGCCAGGACCACCACGACCCGGAGGCCATCATCGCGGGCATCGGCTCCTCGATCGTCTTCGACAACGTCCGGCACGACCTGTACGACGCCATCCACTGGATGGACTTCCGACACGCCCTGTCCGGCGCCGTCGCCCTGCTGCGCGAACACGCCGTCTTCGCCGGCCTGTCCACCGGCGCCGCCTACCTGGCCGCCACGGACGACGCCCGCCGCCACCCGGACCGGCTGCACCTGATCATCGCCGCCGACACCGGACACCGCTACGTCGAGCGCGTCTTCGCCCGGCACGCCGAGGCCCTCGACGTCGCCTCGCTGGGACCCGTGGAGATCGCCGACCCCGCGCAGATGTCCATGCCCTGGTCCGCGATGGCCTGGAACCGTGGCGCGTGCCCGGCCCACTGGAAGGAGCGGGCGGCATGA
- a CDS encoding ferric reductase-like transmembrane domain-containing protein, with amino-acid sequence MVPDVRSEGAEVTASRVRDRRAADRVGLWGDLRAAVPDAAAALVVTAGVFVFLYVRMDSGASSTVAVMPFMDDPRTYWMYLLSQAFGWSGLLWAWGTVMLGLLLSGPGVARLPVSRQVLERWHRTTSLTTMALMAAHAIMFAAELVRYETKLGWIDRLWAGFADSFVPGWYDSGTGRTAIPIGQGALYLAVPLGLLFYVRHRIGPNTWRRLHRFVIVVYVLSVWHTLLYGTNVWYDEWPRTVLWLLQLPIAALFLLRLVRPARRAERLGVAERRAAGSPRQGWAGRAAGRVAVALVGATVVGVIAVVVSGHDGGRARPADPPATVPHEQEGTP; translated from the coding sequence ATGGTGCCGGATGTGAGGTCGGAAGGGGCCGAGGTCACCGCTTCGCGCGTACGTGATCGGCGGGCGGCCGATCGCGTCGGGTTGTGGGGGGATCTGAGGGCCGCCGTGCCCGATGCCGCCGCCGCGTTGGTGGTGACGGCGGGGGTGTTCGTCTTCCTCTACGTTCGCATGGACTCGGGGGCCTCGTCGACGGTCGCGGTCATGCCGTTCATGGACGATCCCCGCACCTACTGGATGTACCTGCTCAGCCAGGCGTTCGGCTGGTCGGGGCTGTTGTGGGCGTGGGGCACCGTCATGCTCGGGCTGCTGTTGTCAGGGCCCGGGGTGGCGCGGTTGCCGGTCTCCCGGCAGGTGTTGGAGCGGTGGCACCGCACCACGAGCCTGACCACGATGGCCCTCATGGCGGCGCACGCGATCATGTTCGCGGCGGAACTCGTGCGCTACGAGACCAAACTGGGGTGGATCGACCGGCTGTGGGCCGGGTTCGCCGACAGCTTCGTGCCCGGCTGGTACGACTCCGGGACCGGCCGGACGGCCATTCCGATCGGACAGGGCGCCCTCTACCTGGCCGTTCCGCTGGGTCTGCTGTTCTACGTGCGGCACCGCATCGGGCCGAACACCTGGCGGCGACTGCATCGCTTCGTGATCGTGGTGTACGTGCTGAGCGTGTGGCACACGCTGCTGTACGGCACCAACGTCTGGTACGACGAGTGGCCGCGCACCGTGCTGTGGCTGCTGCAACTGCCCATCGCCGCCCTGTTCCTGCTGCGGCTGGTGCGGCCCGCGCGGCGCGCCGAGCGGCTGGGCGTCGCTGAGCGGCGGGCGGCGGGATCGCCCCGGCAGGGTTGGGCGGGGCGGGCCGCGGGTCGGGTCGCCGTCGCGCTGGTCGGCGCCACCGTCGTCGGGGTGATCGCGGTGGTGGTCTCCGGGCACGACGGCGGGCGCGCCCGGCCAGCTGATCCGCCCGCGACGGTGCCCCACGAGCAGGAGGGGACGCCGTAG
- a CDS encoding ATP-grasp domain-containing protein, translating to MSVVCLESLTFGLGHLVRAADALGERLRLLTRDPSYYAYELGRLPAGALDVMEVDTFDTERVAAELAATPGLRGLISSTDTWTLVGAELTARFGLPGLDAAALRLTRDKAAVRNRLHAAGLTRGRAVEAGEAARDRALRAALLKEVGLPAVLKDTAGTGSQNVYLVRDESEWQAALDRAADGQLMGRLFAEPYFSGPVYSAETLTWAGHTRLLGVSSRLMSAEPSFREEITAFPVAFPTEQLDALERWLDQVLAAIGYTDRFAHLEFVLTTDGPEVVEVNPRIGGALVGEGLCRALGTNVYEAMVEAAVGRRPRLLDAELPGGPAVAFVLGYPAEPGVFTEVTGVERLADMPGAPAWYPTKRPGDRIEHLTDSRGYAGIVYAEAETAELATHRAVAAANTLRVRTTPLPDQAGNPPGDG from the coding sequence ATGAGCGTGGTCTGCCTGGAATCACTCACCTTCGGCCTGGGCCACCTGGTACGCGCCGCCGACGCGCTGGGCGAGCGGCTGCGGCTGCTGACCCGCGACCCGTCGTACTACGCGTACGAGTTGGGCCGGCTACCCGCCGGCGCGCTCGACGTCATGGAGGTCGACACGTTCGACACCGAGCGGGTGGCCGCCGAGTTGGCCGCCACCCCCGGGCTGCGCGGCCTGATCAGCTCCACCGACACCTGGACGCTGGTCGGCGCGGAGCTGACCGCCCGCTTCGGCCTGCCGGGGCTCGACGCCGCGGCGTTGCGGCTGACCCGCGACAAGGCCGCCGTGCGCAACCGGCTGCACGCGGCGGGCCTCACCCGAGGGCGGGCCGTGGAGGCCGGCGAGGCCGCGCGCGACCGGGCGCTACGGGCCGCGCTGCTGAAGGAGGTGGGGCTGCCGGCCGTGCTCAAGGACACGGCGGGCACCGGCAGCCAGAACGTGTACCTGGTCCGGGACGAGAGCGAGTGGCAGGCCGCGCTGGACAGGGCCGCCGACGGTCAGTTGATGGGCCGCCTGTTCGCCGAACCGTACTTCAGCGGCCCCGTCTACAGCGCCGAGACCCTTACCTGGGCCGGCCACACCCGACTGCTCGGCGTCTCCAGCCGGCTGATGTCGGCGGAACCGTCCTTCCGCGAGGAGATCACCGCGTTCCCCGTCGCCTTCCCCACCGAGCAGCTGGACGCCCTCGAACGGTGGCTGGACCAGGTGCTGGCCGCGATCGGCTACACCGACCGCTTCGCCCACCTGGAGTTCGTGCTCACCACCGACGGCCCGGAGGTGGTGGAGGTCAACCCGCGCATCGGGGGCGCCCTGGTCGGCGAGGGCCTGTGCCGGGCGCTTGGCACCAACGTGTACGAGGCGATGGTCGAGGCGGCCGTCGGCCGTCGCCCCCGCCTGCTCGACGCCGAACTCCCCGGCGGGCCCGCCGTCGCCTTCGTCCTCGGCTACCCGGCCGAGCCCGGCGTGTTCACCGAGGTCACGGGCGTGGAACGGCTGGCGGACATGCCGGGCGCGCCGGCCTGGTACCCGACCAAGCGTCCCGGCGACCGGATCGAGCACCTCACGGACAGCCGGGGCTACGCGGGCATCGTCTACGCGGAGGCCGAGACCGCCGAACTCGCCACGCACCGGGCCGTGGCCGCCGCCAACACCCTGCGCGTACGCACGACGCCCCTGCCCGACCAGGCGGGGAACCCGCCCGGCGATGGCTGA